A single Lolium perenne isolate Kyuss_39 chromosome 6, Kyuss_2.0, whole genome shotgun sequence DNA region contains:
- the LOC127307390 gene encoding LOW QUALITY PROTEIN: cyclic nucleotide-gated ion channel 1 (The sequence of the model RefSeq protein was modified relative to this genomic sequence to represent the inferred CDS: inserted 1 base in 1 codon) has translation MAFGEERYVKFQDWRSEYSVSSERVISEERHNAFDSLKDKTLGALSFFGNVSHSENLNRSTPEEKKAKARVLDPQGPFLQRWNKIFVISCLIAVSVDPLFFYIPLIDGDKNCLYLDRKLARVASILRFFTDIFYLLHMIFQFKTGFVAPSSRVFGRGVLVEDTFAIAKRYLSTYFVIDFLAVLPLPQVFVLIVLPNLQGSEVMKAKDVLMIIVTCQYVPRLVRIIPLYLQITRSAGIITETAWAGAAFNLLIYMLASHVFGAGWYLLSVKREDTCWRDECNKRGLGFSSLYCGSTTAGENDFLRDVCATNGDADIDPIFGIYQLLLQXVSQSTSFFEKFFYCFWWGLQSLSSLGQNLKTSTYTWENLFAVFVSISGLVLFALLIGNVQTYLQSASVRIEEMRVKRRDTEQWMAHRLLPENLKERILRHEQYRWQETRGVDEEGLLMNLPKDLRREIKRHLCLSLLKKVPMFENMDEQLLDAMCDRLKPMLYTEDSCIIREGDPVNEMLFVMRGYLESTTTNGGQSGFFNSNVLKGGDFCGEELLTWALDPAAVSNLPSSTRTVKTLSEVEAFVLRADDLKFVATQFRKLHSKQLQHTFRFYSQQWRTWAACFIQAAWHRYCRKKLEDALFEKEKRLQAAIVSDDSTKLSLGAALYASRFAGNMMRILRRNATRKARLQERVPARLLQKPAEPNFFAEGE, from the exons ATGGCTTTCGGAGAAGAGAGATATGTGAA atTTCAGGACTGGAGGTCTGAGTATTCTGTCAGTTCAGAGAGGGTAATTTCAGAAGAAAGACATAATGCATTTGACTCACTAAAGGATAAGACTCTAGGAGCCTTGTCATTCTTTGGGAACGTTTCGCATTCTGAAAACCTGAACAGATCAACTCCAGAGGAAAAGAAGGCAAAAGCAAGAGTTCTCGATCCTCAAGGGCCATTTTTGCAAAGATGGAACAAGATATTTGTGATATCATGTCTTATTGCCGTTTCTGTGGACCCATTATTCTTCTATATCCCTTTGATTGATGGTGACAAAAACTGCCTGTATCTGGACAGGAAGTTGGCAAGGGTAGCAAGTATCCTGCGCTTTTTCACAGATATCTTCTATTTGCTGCATATGATATTCCAGTTCAAAACAGGATTTGTTGCCCCATCTTCCAGAGTATTTGGTCGAGGAGTCTTGGTCGAAGACACATTTGCAATAGCAAAGCGGTATCTGTCAACATATTTCGTGATTGATTTTCTAGCTGTCCTACCCCTCCCTCAG GTATTTGTATTGATAGTGCTCCCCAATCTCCAAGGTTCAGAGGTTATGAAGGCAAAGGATGTATTGATGATTATAGTTACATGTCAATATGTGCCTCGACTAGTCCGAATAATACCACTCTACCTTCAAATCACGAGGTCGGCTGGTATAATTACAGAGACGGCATGGGCTGGTGCTGCTTTTAACCTTTTAATTTATATGCTCGCTAGTCAT GTATTTGGAGCTGGTTGGTACCTTCTTTCCGTTAAGAGAGAAGACACCTGTTGGAGAGATGAATGTAACAAGAGAGGCCTAGGTTTTTCATCTTTATATTGTGGGAGTACCACAGCTGGAGAGAATGATTTTTTAAGAGATGTTTGTGCGACAAATGGTGACGCTGACATAGACCCAATATTTGGAATTTACCAACTGCTCTTAC CTGTTTCACAGTCGACGAGTTTCTTTGAGAAATTTTTCTACTGCTTTTGGTGGGGTCTGCAAAGTCTAAG CTCTCTTGGTCAAAATCTGAAAACAAGCACTTACACATGGGAGAATTTGTTTGCTGTTTTTGTCTCGATATCCGGTTTAGTCTTATTCGCACTCCTTATTGGTAATGTGCAG ACCTATTTACAATCAGCCTCTGTGCGTATAGAAGAAATGAGAGTGAAAAGGCGCGACACGGAGCAATGGATGGCACATCGACTACTTCCCGAGAACCTCAAGGAGCGAATACTGCGTCACGAACAATACAGGTGGCAAGAAACAAGAGGAGTTGATGAAGAGGGCCTTCTTATGAATCTTCCCAAGGATCTTAGGAGAGAGATAAAGCGACATCTTTGTCTATCACTTCTCAAGAAG GTTCCTATGTTTGAAAACATGGACGAGCAGCTCCTGGATGCGATGTGTGATCGTCTAAAGCCCATGCTGTACACTGAAGACAGCTGCATAATTCGAGAAGGAGACCCAGTGAATGAAATGCTATTCGTCATGAGAGGATATTTGGAGAGTACGACAACAAATGGTGGGCAGAGTGGTTTCTTCAACTCCAATGTTCTGAAAGGGGGAGACTTCTGCGGTGAAGAGCTCCTCACTTGGGCTCTTGACCCCGCTGCAGTTTCGAACCTTCCCAGCTCAACCAGGACAGTGAAGACGTTGTCTGAAGTGGAAGCCTTTGTTCTGAGGGCCGATGACTTGAAGTTTGTGGCCACTCAGTTCAGGAAACTCCATAGCAAACAACTCCAGCACACTTTTAGGTTCTACTCACAACAATGGAGAACCTGGGCCGCTTGTTTCATACAGGCAGCTTGGCACAGATATTGCAGAAAGAAGTTGGAAGATGCTTTGTTTGAGAAGGAGAAGAGGTTGCAAGCAGCGATCGTAAGCGACGACTCTACCAAGCTCAGTCTTGGCGCGGCACTGTATGCCTCGCGTTTTGCTGGCAACATGATGCGGATCCTACGGCGTAACGCCACCCGAAAGGCTCGTTTGCAGGAAAGAGTGCCTGCAAGGCTGCTACAGAAGCCGGCAGAACCCAACTTTTTTGCTGAAGGAGAGTAA